One window from the genome of Corynebacterium sp. SCR221107 encodes:
- a CDS encoding type B 50S ribosomal protein L31 encodes MKKDIHPDYHPVVFRDAGTGHQFLTRSTVTSDRTVEWEDGNEYPLIVVDVTAESHPFWTGAQRVMDTAGRVEKFNQRFGAMARRKKKTQA; translated from the coding sequence ATGAAGAAGGATATCCATCCTGACTACCACCCAGTAGTCTTCCGCGATGCAGGTACTGGCCACCAGTTCCTGACTCGCTCCACCGTCACCTCCGACCGCACCGTTGAGTGGGAAGACGGCAACGAGTACCCACTGATCGTCGTCGACGTCACCGCTGAGTCCCACCCGTTCTGGACTGGTGCACAGCGCGTCATGGACACCGCAGGTCGCGTTGAAAAGTTCAACCAGCGCTTCGGTGCAATGGCTCGTCGCAAGAAGAAGACCCAGGCTTAA
- the rpmF gene encoding 50S ribosomal protein L32: MAVPKRRMSRANTHARRSQWKADNVALQEVKVNGQTVRIPRRLVKAAQLGLVEVEQF, encoded by the coding sequence ATGGCAGTACCAAAGCGTCGTATGTCCCGTGCTAACACGCACGCACGCCGTTCCCAGTGGAAGGCCGACAATGTCGCCCTCCAGGAGGTTAAGGTCAACGGCCAGACCGTTCGCATTCCGCGTCGTCTGGTCAAGGCAGCTCAGCTTGGCCTGGTCGAGGTCGAGCAGTTCTAG
- a CDS encoding response regulator transcription factor: MKIVVVDDEQAVRESLRRSLTFNGYEVYLAEDGLQALEVIEREQPELVILDVMMPKMDGLEVCRALRSGGDDRPILVLTARDGVSDRVAGLDAGADDYLPKPFALEELLARVRSLLRRAAAESVNSSGPGELVFEDLRLNPETRDVTRGGRQISLTRTEFALLQLLMTNARRVLSRSTILEEVWGYDFPTSGNALEVYIGYLRRKTEAEGEPRLIHTVRGVGYVLRDTAP; the protein is encoded by the coding sequence ATGAAGATTGTTGTAGTTGACGACGAGCAGGCCGTACGCGAGTCGCTGCGTCGTTCGTTGACCTTTAATGGCTACGAAGTATATCTCGCCGAAGATGGTTTGCAGGCATTGGAAGTTATCGAGCGTGAGCAGCCGGAGCTGGTCATCTTAGACGTGATGATGCCCAAGATGGACGGTCTCGAGGTTTGTCGCGCCCTACGCAGCGGTGGCGATGATCGCCCGATCTTGGTCCTCACCGCTCGTGATGGGGTGTCTGACCGAGTCGCGGGTCTTGATGCGGGGGCTGATGATTACCTGCCAAAGCCCTTCGCATTGGAAGAACTCCTTGCCCGCGTTCGTTCCTTGCTTCGTCGCGCGGCTGCCGAATCGGTCAATAGTTCTGGCCCGGGTGAGTTGGTTTTCGAAGACTTGCGTTTGAACCCTGAGACTCGGGACGTCACCCGTGGCGGTAGACAAATCAGCCTGACTCGCACGGAGTTTGCACTCCTGCAGTTGTTAATGACCAACGCCCGCCGCGTGCTTTCCCGTTCGACGATCCTTGAAGAGGTATGGGGATATGATTTCCCAACCTCCGGAAACGCTCTCGAAGTCTATATCGGCTATCTTCGTCGCAAGACTGAGGCGGAGGGTGAACCACGCCTGATTCACACTGTGCGTGGCGTCGGCTATGTGCTTAGGGACACGGCGCCGTGA
- a CDS encoding HAMP domain-containing sensor histidine kinase has product MLTAAMVAVAVGMMTIVAYWTVSATLRQSVDKSLENSAAALLQQAVQPTTLVDAQNVVDNFRLYHPETRVSIRLPGSSFVIGDDIPQLTSVEADNGEGKVATVGGERIYSKSNGFGATVVLAQDMRSHNQLITSLGLVLLLVGAIGIALAVAAGKVVASAGLRPLAHLQAAVDRVRRTNELRQIEVLGNDELADLTRSFNEMLEALETSRRRQADLVADAGHELKTPLTSMRTNIELLMMMQRSGGAGIPEEDRIALEHDVIAQMEEMSTLIGDLVDLARDDAPDTSLETVDMVEVTEAAFERVQRRRPDVTFHLETTPWYLDGDTHGLSRAIVNLLDNAAKWSPNDGVVRLCMTPLYNGHVEITVSDSGPGIPVEDREKVFERFFRSVQGRSTPGSGLGLAIVKQTIERHGGTITAEESDDGGAMMRVILPGYAMLTDLEKSRIGSTRKRNTP; this is encoded by the coding sequence ATGCTCACCGCCGCAATGGTCGCTGTAGCAGTGGGAATGATGACCATCGTCGCATATTGGACCGTCTCCGCGACTTTGAGGCAGTCAGTAGATAAGAGCCTGGAAAACTCAGCTGCTGCGTTACTTCAACAAGCGGTGCAGCCGACAACCCTCGTTGACGCACAAAATGTCGTAGACAATTTCAGGCTTTACCACCCGGAGACCAGGGTTTCTATTCGTCTGCCCGGTAGTTCATTCGTTATTGGCGATGATATTCCACAGCTGACGAGTGTCGAAGCTGATAATGGCGAGGGCAAGGTAGCCACAGTTGGCGGTGAAAGAATCTATTCCAAGAGCAATGGTTTCGGTGCAACCGTCGTGCTGGCTCAAGACATGCGAAGCCATAACCAACTCATCACGAGCCTAGGGCTGGTGCTCCTTCTGGTGGGCGCAATCGGTATCGCGCTCGCTGTGGCCGCCGGAAAGGTCGTAGCCAGCGCTGGTCTCCGTCCGCTCGCGCACCTGCAGGCGGCGGTGGATCGGGTTCGGCGTACTAATGAATTGCGACAAATTGAGGTTCTCGGAAACGATGAGCTTGCTGACCTCACGCGCAGCTTCAACGAAATGTTGGAGGCACTAGAAACATCTAGGCGTCGGCAGGCTGACTTGGTTGCGGACGCTGGTCATGAGCTAAAGACGCCACTAACCTCAATGCGCACCAATATCGAATTATTGATGATGATGCAGCGAAGCGGTGGCGCAGGAATCCCGGAAGAGGACCGCATCGCACTCGAGCATGATGTGATTGCGCAAATGGAGGAAATGTCCACCCTTATCGGCGATCTCGTTGATTTGGCTCGTGATGATGCGCCAGACACTTCTCTCGAAACTGTTGACATGGTGGAGGTTACGGAGGCAGCATTCGAGCGCGTCCAGCGCCGTCGCCCAGATGTTACCTTTCACCTCGAGACTACCCCGTGGTATCTCGACGGCGACACGCACGGTCTCTCCCGTGCCATCGTGAACCTCCTCGACAACGCTGCCAAGTGGTCTCCCAATGACGGCGTGGTTCGACTGTGCATGACTCCTCTTTACAATGGGCACGTGGAGATTACCGTTTCTGATTCCGGTCCTGGCATTCCTGTGGAAGATCGAGAAAAGGTTTTTGAACGCTTTTTCCGCTCGGTTCAGGGACGGTCGACCCCAGGATCGGGACTGGGCCTTGCCATTGTCAAACAGACGATTGAACGTCACGGTGGCACGATTACAGCGGAGGAGTCTGATGATGGTGGAGCAATGATGCGCGTGATCTTGCCTGGTTACGCCATGCTAACCGACTTGGAAAAGTCCCGCATCGGTTCAACCCGAAAGCGAAACACCCCCTGA
- a CDS encoding S1C family serine protease has product MAPEAQQTSYSPNQGIEDAAGSYAGSAQTARSAGGNSIGPSGQKDGRDDPTIASDGTQPSWLFPQGGGAESEGESSPKKKPRTLSMRAATAMALAAAIGAGSITGVVVSNVNNSDSSSRAAVVDSLNKQPVANTTGSEAKDGSVEKVAATVLPSVVSISVTTRTGVSEGSGSIISEDGYVLTNNHVISDATTGAAQITVSLNDGSEYNATVVAGDANTDVAVIKLEGASGLPVINFGDSSALQVGQEVVAVGSPLGLSATVTSGIVSALNRPVRAGGEATGQSSLIDAIQTDAAINPGNSGGPLVDMNGNLIGMNSVIASTSTSSGEAGSIGLGFAIPANFARRVASQLIETGQASQPMIGVQLQSNSAIVGALIADVTAGGPGEQAGLQAGEVITAMNGRRIDSADALIAAVRSSDFGETITLTVGDENGSNEREVEVTLTSE; this is encoded by the coding sequence CTGGCTCCTGAAGCTCAGCAGACAAGCTACAGTCCAAATCAAGGGATAGAGGACGCTGCAGGATCATACGCAGGAAGTGCCCAAACAGCCAGATCTGCTGGAGGCAATTCCATCGGTCCATCGGGACAAAAAGATGGCCGAGACGACCCAACCATCGCCTCCGACGGCACCCAGCCTTCGTGGCTTTTCCCTCAGGGCGGAGGTGCCGAAAGTGAAGGTGAGTCCAGCCCTAAGAAGAAACCGAGAACCCTTAGCATGCGCGCCGCAACGGCTATGGCACTGGCTGCCGCAATCGGTGCTGGCTCCATTACGGGAGTTGTCGTATCCAATGTCAACAACTCCGACAGCTCGTCTCGCGCTGCCGTGGTGGATAGCTTGAATAAGCAACCTGTCGCTAACACAACCGGATCCGAAGCTAAAGATGGATCGGTTGAAAAGGTAGCAGCCACGGTTTTGCCTTCAGTTGTCTCTATCAGTGTGACTACTCGAACCGGAGTTTCTGAAGGATCAGGATCAATCATCTCCGAAGATGGTTATGTATTGACCAATAACCACGTTATCTCGGATGCGACGACCGGAGCCGCGCAAATCACCGTGTCGCTTAACGACGGTTCAGAATATAACGCGACAGTGGTTGCGGGCGACGCGAATACTGACGTTGCCGTAATTAAGTTGGAAGGCGCATCGGGATTGCCGGTGATTAATTTCGGAGACTCAAGCGCTCTCCAAGTGGGACAGGAAGTCGTCGCGGTCGGATCCCCCCTCGGTCTTAGTGCTACGGTTACAAGCGGAATTGTTTCGGCGCTGAATCGACCAGTCCGAGCAGGCGGTGAGGCTACTGGGCAGTCCTCGCTCATAGACGCAATTCAGACAGATGCTGCTATTAATCCCGGAAACTCCGGCGGCCCCCTGGTTGACATGAATGGCAATCTCATCGGTATGAACTCCGTCATCGCTTCGACGAGCACATCTAGCGGGGAAGCCGGCTCGATTGGTTTAGGTTTTGCTATTCCCGCAAACTTTGCTCGCCGTGTGGCTTCCCAGCTCATCGAAACTGGTCAGGCTTCCCAGCCGATGATTGGTGTTCAGCTCCAATCCAATTCCGCTATTGTTGGCGCGCTCATCGCAGATGTCACTGCCGGTGGACCGGGTGAACAGGCTGGGCTGCAAGCTGGCGAAGTCATCACCGCAATGAATGGTCGGCGAATCGACTCCGCGGACGCACTCATCGCTGCTGTCCGAAGTAGCGATTTCGGCGAAACAATAACGTTGACGGTTGGAGACGAAAATGGAAGCAACGAACGCGAAGTAGAGGTTACCCTCACAAGCGAGTAG
- a CDS encoding MogA/MoaB family molybdenum cofactor biosynthesis protein: protein MSGRGTESLETADETPEVEGEFGGFLEVGEPDAEFFRATEAEAEITAPRRALVVLISDHVISSGEDTDRLCTELLEEGGFVVDAVLTTRNKRSQIRKAIETAVIGGVDLVLTVGGTGVGPRDRTPEATRDVLDMHVPGIAQALRSSGLACGAVDACTSRGISGVSGSTVVVNLAASRAAIRDGMATLTPLVHHLVDQLRRSTVD from the coding sequence ATGAGCGGACGTGGTACGGAAAGCCTTGAGACGGCGGATGAGACGCCAGAGGTAGAGGGCGAATTTGGTGGATTTCTTGAGGTCGGTGAGCCGGATGCCGAATTTTTCCGTGCCACTGAAGCCGAAGCTGAAATTACGGCACCGCGGCGTGCTTTAGTGGTTTTGATCTCCGATCATGTGATCTCCTCCGGCGAGGATACCGATAGGCTGTGTACCGAGCTATTGGAGGAAGGCGGATTCGTCGTTGACGCAGTGTTGACAACGCGAAACAAGCGCTCCCAGATTCGCAAAGCGATTGAGACGGCGGTTATTGGCGGAGTTGATCTGGTACTTACGGTTGGTGGCACAGGAGTCGGCCCGCGAGATCGCACCCCAGAGGCAACCCGCGATGTACTGGATATGCACGTTCCTGGCATCGCACAGGCATTAAGATCCTCCGGACTAGCCTGTGGTGCGGTTGATGCTTGCACGTCGCGTGGAATTTCTGGAGTTTCAGGTTCAACGGTGGTGGTGAATCTTGCGGCATCGCGAGCTGCGATCCGCGATGGTATGGCTACACTGACGCCATTGGTACATCATTTGGTGGATCAATTGCGGCGTTCCACGGTGGATTAG